One region of Salvelinus sp. IW2-2015 linkage group LG6.1, ASM291031v2, whole genome shotgun sequence genomic DNA includes:
- the ube3d gene encoding E3 ubiquitin-protein ligase E3D, giving the protein MGENTKGAGDPSWVFIELRKRLQSGLLVLRRDVATSYAEVSVTGGDSSLHIRTPRGLLIVELPAGVSLVEGSCREAPGTGDEIHFRMRLNVDQHTDDTEALGSVMERLLVQESYCFHCQSCGTRVLEERVFKRVLPLPNGNWSSLVDDWCCHPDPFANLKLLPRAEDCLLGDTHLLVHRDRGCEETLTQELSPRPITNKMADGQNQDTQKPNRRRTLISCKSCTAGLGEAVAPGTLKLYITEVTVRPSVGDSQFDTSLDRSLFLEQTIAARLVELSSSQSMFRFSIQTPDGKAFILLWLLNSDSLIVSLSATMSSTVRGDAVPSPSHRQCSEHQSPTKAGSAVKVLYLPCSPSASTGNTHQDVVDTWEKDIGVHPVDLPQTTCQELLSVLTASTSCLPLSLHSMNSYQVAYMRL; this is encoded by the exons ATGGGAGAAAATACCAAAGGAGCTGGGGACCCCAGTTGGGTGTTTATCGAACTAAGGAAGCGGTTGCAAAGTGGTCTTCTTGTTCTCCG GAGAGATGTGGCTACGAGCTATGCAGAGGTGAGCGTTACAGGAGGAGATTCGTCCCTCCACATCCGGACTCCTCGGGGCCTGCTAATCGTGGAGCTGCCAGCAGGGGTCAGCCTCGTGGAGGGCTCCTGCAGGGAGGCACCTGGAACAGGAGACGAGATACACTTCAGAATGCGCCTCAATGTGGACCAGCACACAGATGACACAG AGGCCCTGGGGAGTGTGATGGAGAGGCTGCTGGTCCAAGAGAGTTATTGCTTCCACTGCCAGTCCTGTGGGACCAGGgtgctggaggagag GGTGTTCAAGCGAGTGCTCCCTCTCCCCAACGGCAACTGGAGCTCTCTGGTGGATGACTGGTGCTGCCACCCGGACCCCTTTGCCAACCTGAAGCTGCTGCCCCGAGCGGAGGACTGTTTACTGGGCGACACTCACCTCCTTGTGCACCGGGATAGAGGCTGTGAGGAGACTCTCACCCAGGAGCTCAGCCCCAGGCCCATCACCAACAAAATGGCTGATGGTCAAAATCAGGACACACAG AAACCCAACCGCAGGCGTACACTGATCTCCTGTAAGAGCTGTACAGCCGGCCTGGGAGAGGCTGTGGCACCAG GGACCCTGAAACTCTACATCACAGAGGTGACAGTGAGACCCAGTGTGGGAGACAGCCAGTTTGATACCTCCCTAGACAG GTCACTGTTTCTGGAACAGACCATAGCTGCCAGACTGGTGGAgctgtcctcctcccagagcatGTTTCGTTTCTCTATCCAGACCCCAGATGGAAAAGCCTTCATATTG CTCTGGCTCCTGAACAGTGACTccctcatcgtctctctctctgccactatGTCATCGACTGTCAGAGGTGATGCTGTCCCCTCTCCCAGCCACCGCCAGTGTTCTGAGCATCAATCACCCACTAAGGCTGGCAGCGCCGTCAAAGTCCTCTATCTCCCCTGTTCTCCCTCTGCCAGcactgggaacacacaccaagA tgttgtAGACACCTGGGAGAAGGACATCGGTGTCCACCCCGTAGACCTGCCCCAGACCACGTGCCAGGAGCTGTTGTCGGTGCTGACAGCCAGTActtcctgtctccctctgtcgCTGCATTCCATGAACTCCTACCAG GTGGCGTACATGAGACTCTAA
- the LOC111964696 gene encoding protein DOP1A: MDNLPSRHRKALETYEIIFKIIGPKRLAKDLFLYSSGLFPLLSNAAMSVKPVLLGLYETYYLPLGKTLKPGLQGLLTGVLPGLEEGSEYYDRTNMLLEKVAAAVEQSAFYSALWGSILTSPAVRLPGVTFVLLHLNRKLSMEDQLYVMGSDIELMVHEKKNHFQRHLSFSFIPTPQDAHTK, translated from the exons ATGGATAA TCTGCCCAGCCGGCATCGCAAGGCCCTGGAGACCTACGAGATCATCTTCAAGATCATAGGGCCCAAGAGGCTGGCCAAAGACCTCTTCCTCTACAG CTCTGGGCTGTTCCCTCTACTCTCCAATGCTGCTATGTCTGTGAAGCCGGTGCTGCTGGGCCTGTATGAGACATACTACCTGCCCCTTGGGAAGACCCTCAAACCTGGCCTGCAGGGGCTGCTGACTGGGGTCCTACCAGGCCTGGAGGAAGGCTCTGAGTACTATGATAG GACCAACATGTTGCTGGAGAAGGTGGCTGCGGCGGTGGAGCAGTCGGCCTTCTACAGCGCCCTGTGGGGCAGCATCCTGACCAGCCCTGCCGTGCGCCTGCCCGGGGTCACCTTTGTCCTGCTGCACCTCAACCGCAAACTCTCCATGGAGGACCAGCTCTACGTCATGGGCAGCGACATCGAGCTCATGGTACACGAAAAGAAGAATCATTTTCAGAGACACTTGTCTTTTTCTTTTATCCCAACCCCCCAAGATGCACACACCAAGTAG